The following are encoded together in the Lactuca sativa cultivar Salinas chromosome 1, Lsat_Salinas_v11, whole genome shotgun sequence genome:
- the LOC111897001 gene encoding uncharacterized protein LOC111897001: MESSDHLNKFKVGSVPTLYYIPDFISDSDQKLLLNQIYTAPVSKWKSLKNRRLQNWGGIVHEKGLLPQDLPPWLTKITEKIKEELCLFPSAINHVLINEYLPNQGIMPHQDGPAYFPVVAILSLGSPVVMDFTPHSTLVDTTSNIQETSHGNLQNYPPFSIALMPCSLLVFKDTAYSDYLHGIKDCEIQQYDEAVNGSEVEMHGEDLKVIHRSATRVSLTCRVVSKVHKNLFKF, from the exons ATGGAATCGAGTGATCATTTGAACAAGTTCAAAGTCGGCTCAGTTCCGACGTTGTACTACATACCGGACTTCATCTCCGATTCCGATCAAAAACTACTCCTAAATCAG ATTTACACAGCTCCGGTTTCGAAATGGAAGTCTCTGAAAAACAGGAGATTGCAAAATTGGG GAGGGATTGTCCATGAAAAAGGTCTTTTGCCTCAAGATT TACCACCATGGCTGACAAAAATTACAGAAAAAATCAAGGAGGAATTGTGTTTGTTTCCTTCTGCAATCAATCATGTTCTCATCAATGAGTATCTTCCCAATCAAGGCATAATG CCCCACCAAGATGGGCCCGCTTATTTTCCGGTGGTGGCTATTCTTTCATTAGGATCACCTGTTGTCATGGACTTCACTCCTCATTCAACTTTAGTAGACACTACAAGCAACATTCAAGAAACCAGTCATGGGAATTTACAAAACTACCCTCCTTTCTCTATTGCACTGATGCCATGCAGTTTATTGGTATTCAAAGATACAGCATACTCAG ATTACTTACATGGTATAAAAGATTGTGAAATTCAACAATATGATGAG GCTGTGAATGGTAGTGAGGTTGAAATGCATGGTGAGGATTTGAAGGTGATTCATAGATCTGCTACTAGGGTTTCGTTGACTTGTAGAGTTGTATCTAAGGTTCATAAGAATTTGTTCAAGTTCTGA